The proteins below are encoded in one region of Campylobacter showae:
- the cas10 gene encoding type III-A CRISPR-associated protein Cas10/Csm1 — translation MSKFSSYFNDDFANLEQDSKSIDEILQDRMFLIGGDFYGIQKFIFDNLGSKNAAKVLRAKSAFCELFMAVLAKFICQKFGIDEKCILSCTAGKFEILSPKFDQAVFNEIKGVVNTYFIKKFFGVSGVGLSCVECGRADFAEPGRYKELRDKISKAVELEKFKKLNLKEQEPVLSYDKGITNQTLCRICNIRKIAHDNDKCEICSAFVRLGERLASDSKKINSKAIGIDFMDVDLEIMENIRSYVAKEAGEIVDFEDLAKKSRGDNAIAVIKADVDNMGNFIKHSDVTQSFANFDTFSKGINNFFSLYVPRKMKEKFENSYTVFAGGDDLLIVGSYDQMIELALFVRQEFMKFVKTKGLSISFGIILAKPSTPISFLAQTSEKWLESSKEMKDKDAISIFGETAKWDSYLSVRSKILDEFVKFNIDNTAFLYRLLELCEMSKNVCEDVRNTIWKSKLSYSFTRNMQGKQGGGDMNELLLMLNNVIENNPKESKMAICEYIYKRRER, via the coding sequence ATGAGTAAATTTAGCAGTTATTTTAACGATGATTTCGCGAATTTGGAGCAAGACTCTAAGAGTATAGATGAGATATTACAAGATAGGATGTTTTTGATCGGCGGGGACTTTTACGGGATACAAAAATTTATATTTGATAATCTCGGCTCAAAAAACGCGGCTAAAGTGCTAAGGGCGAAATCCGCATTTTGCGAGCTTTTTATGGCGGTCTTGGCTAAATTTATATGCCAAAAATTTGGCATAGATGAAAAATGCATTTTATCATGCACAGCCGGTAAATTTGAGATATTATCGCCTAAATTTGACCAAGCGGTTTTTAACGAGATAAAAGGCGTCGTAAATACTTACTTTATAAAAAAATTCTTTGGCGTTAGCGGCGTTGGTCTATCTTGCGTGGAGTGTGGGAGAGCAGACTTTGCAGAGCCTGGGCGATACAAAGAGCTAAGAGATAAGATCAGCAAGGCTGTTGAGCTAGAGAAATTTAAAAAGCTAAATTTAAAAGAGCAAGAGCCGGTGCTTTCATATGATAAGGGCATAACAAATCAAACTCTTTGCAGAATTTGCAACATAAGAAAAATAGCACATGATAACGATAAATGCGAAATTTGCAGTGCCTTTGTGCGTCTTGGCGAGAGGCTAGCTAGCGATAGCAAAAAGATAAATAGTAAAGCTATAGGCATAGACTTTATGGACGTTGATCTTGAGATAATGGAAAATATAAGATCATACGTCGCAAAAGAGGCGGGCGAGATAGTGGATTTTGAAGATCTGGCTAAAAAATCGCGCGGAGATAACGCGATCGCTGTGATAAAAGCCGACGTGGATAATATGGGAAATTTCATAAAACATAGCGACGTTACGCAAAGTTTTGCAAATTTTGACACATTTTCAAAGGGGATAAATAACTTTTTCTCTCTATACGTGCCACGAAAGATGAAAGAAAAATTTGAAAATAGCTATACGGTCTTTGCCGGCGGAGATGATCTGCTGATAGTTGGAAGCTACGATCAGATGATAGAACTTGCTCTTTTTGTAAGGCAAGAGTTTATGAAATTTGTAAAGACAAAAGGCTTAAGCATATCTTTTGGCATCATTTTGGCAAAACCATCTACGCCGATAAGCTTTCTGGCACAAACTAGCGAAAAGTGGCTAGAGAGCTCAAAAGAGATGAAGGATAAAGACGCGATCAGTATCTTTGGCGAAACCGCTAAATGGGATAGCTATTTAAGCGTCAGAAGTAAAATTTTAGATGAGTTTGTGAAATTTAATATAGACAACACAGCGTTTTTGTATAGGCTGCTTGAGCTTTGCGAGATGAGCAAAAATGTATGCGAGGACGTAAGAAATACAATATGGAAGTCAAAGCTAAGTTATAGCTTTACTAGAAATATGCAGGGCAAACAAGGGGGTGGCGATATGAATGAGCTACTTCTTATGCTAAATAATGTGATAGAAAATAATCCCAAGGAGAGCAAAATGGCTATTTGTGAATACATATATAAAAGGAGAGAGCGATGA
- a CDS encoding helix-turn-helix transcriptional regulator: MDAQTRILWLLKKLNRGEIIDTAQDELWVNEKDDTPRLNYKTIRRDFDAIKSVFDEIEIRRTEPGCYQAVNTNLLDDLLDERKRNVLKIIYTMLAKNSQKFNETSKKTAISQTINESLSVYGFITSPIETELDKSVIKTLEDAIRYRKKLAIEYTPTNRSDSKKFKEVKPYKILLINENLYLANSNNEYDFSLFRIAGIVNLEVIKGETFNHDYNIVDFIKNIQTPFAVFSHEWRSSLIEVRLEISPQKAFLFERKNFFKSQKIIERKPDGAIVVSYHFSDLKEIEFFIMEFLGYVKILAPVELKQKIIKKIEEGKNLL, from the coding sequence ATGGATGCCCAAACCAGGATACTATGGCTACTTAAAAAACTAAACCGCGGCGAGATAATCGACACTGCGCAAGACGAGCTGTGGGTAAACGAAAAAGATGACACTCCGAGGCTAAACTATAAAACAATAAGACGAGACTTTGATGCTATAAAAAGTGTGTTTGACGAAATAGAGATAAGGCGAACAGAGCCTGGCTGCTACCAGGCCGTCAATACAAATTTGCTCGACGACCTACTTGATGAGAGAAAGAGGAATGTCCTAAAGATAATCTACACGATGCTTGCCAAAAACTCTCAAAAATTTAACGAAACCAGCAAAAAAACGGCCATATCTCAAACCATAAATGAATCATTGAGTGTTTATGGCTTTATCACGAGTCCGATCGAGACAGAGCTAGATAAAAGCGTCATCAAAACGCTAGAAGATGCGATACGCTACCGCAAAAAACTTGCGATAGAATATACCCCGACAAATAGGTCTGATAGCAAGAAATTTAAAGAGGTGAAACCATATAAAATTTTACTGATCAATGAAAATTTATATCTGGCAAATAGCAACAATGAGTATGATTTTTCACTTTTTAGGATAGCTGGGATAGTAAATTTAGAGGTAATTAAGGGCGAAACGTTTAATCACGACTATAACATTGTTGATTTTATAAAAAACATCCAGACGCCGTTTGCTGTTTTTTCGCATGAGTGGAGAAGCTCGCTCATAGAAGTGCGGCTCGAGATCAGCCCGCAAAAGGCCTTTTTGTTTGAGAGAAAAAACTTCTTTAAGTCGCAAAAGATCATAGAGCGCAAACCAGATGGAGCGATAGTAGTTAGCTACCACTTTAGCGATCTTAAGGAGATAGAGTTTTTTATCATGGAGTTTTTGGGATACGTTAAAATTTTAGCCCCAGTGGAGCTAAAACAAAAAATCATAAAAAAGATAGAAGAAGGTAAAAATTTACTCTAA
- the csm3 gene encoding type III-A CRISPR-associated RAMP protein Csm3, with protein MKILTLKGQIELLSGLHIGGGDDTMKIGGIDSQVIKDINTNKPYIPGSSLKGKMRSLLEWNNRLVSYGEGEVFNSKILEKVPDPDKKSAQNLLKIFGDKENKFGITRISVGDCVLSKESEGLKLSEAKYENVINRESGTAEHPRQIERVPAGVKFDLVIRLKVFDEKEPYNDNENELKQMVESGLKLIENDYLGGSGSRGYGRVKFEWEWE; from the coding sequence ATGAAAATTTTAACTTTAAAGGGACAAATAGAGCTTTTAAGCGGACTTCATATAGGTGGCGGCGATGATACTATGAAGATAGGTGGTATAGACTCGCAAGTGATAAAAGATATAAACACAAATAAGCCCTACATCCCTGGAAGCTCGCTAAAAGGCAAAATGAGAAGCTTGCTAGAATGGAATAATAGGCTAGTTAGTTATGGCGAAGGAGAGGTTTTTAACTCTAAAATTTTAGAAAAAGTCCCAGATCCAGATAAAAAATCGGCACAAAATTTACTAAAAATTTTTGGCGATAAAGAGAATAAATTTGGCATTACTAGAATAAGCGTGGGTGATTGCGTGTTATCTAAAGAGAGCGAAGGTCTAAAACTAAGCGAAGCAAAATATGAAAATGTGATCAACAGAGAAAGCGGAACTGCTGAGCACCCGCGCCAGATCGAGCGCGTGCCGGCTGGAGTAAAATTTGATCTAGTTATCAGACTAAAAGTTTTTGATGAAAAAGAGCCTTATAACGACAACGAAAACGAGCTAAAACAGATGGTTGAGAGCGGACTTAAGCTAATAGAAAACGATTATCTAGGCGGTAGCGGCTCAAGAGGTTACGGAAGGGTTAAATTCGAGTGGGAGTGGGAATAA
- the csm2 gene encoding type III-A CRISPR-associated protein Csm2, protein MNGYRNGGGNYNAGNKQQANSLPLIVLDYKKDPNLFDVTAKTVAEKISGTKATQMRAFYDYVIELEQKSNTEDFSEILPFVKMLNSKAAYSNARKHSSNEFVEMINKCVAQVATKDDLRVFKLFFEAVIGFSKK, encoded by the coding sequence ATGAATGGATACAGAAATGGCGGTGGTAACTATAATGCCGGCAATAAACAGCAAGCAAACTCTTTGCCGCTAATCGTTTTAGACTACAAAAAAGATCCAAATTTGTTTGATGTAACGGCAAAAACGGTTGCTGAAAAAATATCGGGAACAAAAGCTACGCAAATGAGAGCATTTTATGACTATGTCATAGAGTTAGAGCAAAAATCAAACACCGAAGACTTTAGCGAAATTTTGCCGTTTGTAAAGATGCTAAATTCAAAGGCGGCTTATTCAAACGCCAGAAAACATTCTAGTAATGAATTCGTTGAGATGATAAACAAATGTGTGGCTCAGGTGGCAACAAAAGATGATCTAAGGGTATTTAAACTCTTTTTTGAGGCCGTTATCGGCTTTTCTAAAAAATAA
- a CDS encoding agmatine deiminase family protein — translation MKPTILISNLLIKNYVKITDALCSILDKYDIKCEILETKDIWMRDFMPFLLDDGRIASYVYDPDYLKSDKYNHLRTKIRYTSNHIDLVIDGGNFVRHKNKAIMTDKIFRENPSKTKAEIMETIKQKCALNELIIIPRQPYDMLGHGDGMVRWIDENSVLVNDFSNESKSFNDRLVRVLKKHGLKIKLMKYGEGFFSKKRDWGAYLNFIKINGLLIVPVYGTDDDYVAIEQIKKIYGGYKVETINLSEIIELGGALHCITAEKFGR, via the coding sequence GTGAAGCCGACTATTCTTATTTCCAATCTTTTAATCAAAAACTACGTCAAAATCACCGATGCTTTGTGCTCTATCCTTGATAAATACGATATAAAATGCGAAATTTTAGAAACTAAAGACATTTGGATGAGGGACTTTATGCCGTTTTTGCTTGATGATGGGCGCATTGCATCTTACGTTTACGATCCGGACTATCTAAAAAGCGATAAGTATAACCACCTAAGAACCAAAATCCGATATACAAGCAACCATATAGACTTAGTTATAGACGGCGGAAATTTCGTAAGGCATAAAAATAAAGCCATAATGACCGATAAAATTTTTAGAGAAAATCCATCAAAAACAAAAGCCGAGATCATGGAGACTATAAAGCAAAAATGCGCGCTAAATGAGCTCATCATCATACCAAGGCAGCCATACGATATGCTAGGGCACGGCGACGGCATGGTGAGATGGATAGATGAAAACAGCGTGCTTGTCAATGATTTTTCAAACGAGAGCAAGAGTTTTAATGATAGGCTCGTAAGGGTCCTTAAAAAACATGGCTTAAAGATCAAACTTATGAAGTATGGCGAGGGCTTTTTTAGTAAAAAGAGAGATTGGGGCGCTTACCTAAATTTTATTAAAATAAACGGTCTTTTGATAGTGCCAGTATATGGGACAGATGACGACTATGTCGCGATAGAGCAGATCAAGAAAATTTATGGCGGTTACAAAGTAGAGACGATAAATTTAAGCGAGATCATAGAGCTTGGCGGAGCGCTACACTGCATAACGGCGGAGAAATTTGGGCGGTAG
- the csm4 gene encoding type III-A CRISPR-associated RAMP protein Csm4, which yields MGVGIMTLYKTAITPKSNFTTPLKGDTLFGQICWAIRYVLGEDRLNELLNIYDKEPFLIVSDGFASGYLPKPSMPSHLLGENLDLKKENRKKIWLSIEDLQSGNFKNAKTSGEIGYELTKNATIKNSINYLTFTTDDSGKFAPYALVEMKFSKQDIYFLLDDRFKLDELEKALDVVSKSGYGKRASIGKGAFEYSTFEKVAIKKSSNAFMTLSPVVIDDENLKEFFYEPFTRFGKHGGGLANTNPFKSPILMADSSSVVVYDEICEKEYLGKAISGHSVNANTVHQGYSILIATEIKNAQ from the coding sequence GTGGGAGTGGGAATAATGACGCTTTATAAAACTGCCATAACGCCTAAGTCAAATTTTACTACGCCGTTAAAAGGCGATACCTTGTTTGGGCAAATTTGCTGGGCGATCAGATATGTACTCGGAGAAGATAGACTAAACGAGCTACTAAACATCTACGACAAAGAGCCGTTTTTGATAGTCTCTGATGGTTTTGCTAGCGGATATCTGCCAAAGCCTAGCATGCCAAGTCACCTTTTGGGCGAAAATTTGGATCTAAAAAAAGAAAATAGAAAGAAAATTTGGCTTAGCATAGAGGATCTGCAAAGCGGAAATTTCAAAAACGCTAAGACAAGTGGTGAGATCGGCTATGAGCTAACAAAGAATGCAACGATCAAAAACTCCATAAACTATCTCACGTTTACAACCGATGACAGCGGTAAATTTGCGCCATATGCTTTGGTGGAGATGAAATTTAGCAAGCAAGATATCTACTTTTTGCTAGATGATAGATTTAAGCTTGATGAGCTAGAAAAAGCGCTTGATGTTGTATCTAAGAGCGGCTACGGCAAGAGAGCTAGCATAGGCAAAGGAGCGTTTGAGTATAGTACTTTTGAAAAAGTAGCTATCAAAAAGAGCTCAAATGCTTTTATGACGCTTAGCCCTGTTGTAATAGATGATGAAAATTTAAAAGAGTTTTTCTATGAGCCGTTTACGAGATTTGGCAAACATGGCGGAGGGCTTGCAAACACGAATCCTTTTAAAAGTCCTATTCTAATGGCTGATAGCAGTAGCGTGGTAGTATATGATGAAATTTGTGAAAAAGAGTATCTAGGAAAAGCTATAAGCGGGCACTCTGTAAATGCAAACACGGTACACCAAGGATATAGCATACTAATAGCCACGGAGATAAAAAATGCGCAATGA
- the cas2 gene encoding CRISPR-associated endonuclease Cas2, which translates to MKFVIAYDIQNDKNRKKLSDILEGIGYRVNFSVFECEINETKLKKLIKDAKPLLDVKTDSLRFYRLCENCVGKSFELCNKPAIFEMQELFV; encoded by the coding sequence ATGAAATTCGTCATCGCCTACGACATACAAAACGACAAAAACCGCAAAAAGCTCTCCGATATCCTAGAAGGTATCGGATATCGCGTAAATTTTAGCGTCTTTGAGTGTGAGATAAATGAAACCAAGCTTAAAAAGCTGATCAAAGACGCCAAGCCTTTGCTAGATGTCAAAACCGATAGCCTAAGATTTTACAGACTATGCGAAAACTGTGTCGGCAAAAGTTTTGAGCTTTGCAACAAACCAGCCATCTTTGAGATGCAAGAACTCTTTGTCTAG
- the cas1 gene encoding CRISPR-associated endonuclease Cas1 has translation MFTKTLEQIFTKNALSSAFDEISANSLGLDEISYADFKKNFGQNAIYLMRSLINGTYTPEPLRKINIPKENRSGVRPIGISSIKDKLIQRVLYSELNPYFDETFLSNSYAYRPNKSTYKAINRASNFINEGYCWILKADVKDFFESIDHSKLLQILQKHIKDAKITNLISLFLKTGGFLKRDFKEHKIGVNQGDILSPMLSNIYLDLMDRFINKTTDKFVRYADDFIVCFAEKDEATEFEQKLDDFLKLLNLSLNKEKTKVVNINDGFVFLGVRFFGKNRCVDNDKIQKIISNLHSASKEKSNFIDYIDEINAILLTLKNYYLKIIPPNSPQITQIKEHLIDSLAQKIALYKQNKSINSKKEFTLYLEKIDFGVLFGQNEIKDKITLAITKGYDKYLSQKSYNNDSRKINQKRNFYATKIASDSTLHINQIGVHLGLSKNKFVIKQYGKIYKEFPISKISRIIVDSEHISLSSAAIWRCAREKIHIDFIDKHYVPYATLLAYNSVSTQTTHKQAMLLNTPAQLYLATSFVEAKIKNQTNYLKYLNKYHKSLIQNIQKLENILVRKLKYAKNANELMGFEGSAAAIYWDGIKSILPLEFEKRITFGAKDIVNSSLNYAYAILYSKVQECLYLAGLSLHISFLHALDSTKPTLVFDMIEQFRTFMVDRVIVSMLNKDEPIALNKEGLLTDASKKLIAQNMKEKLGSYTMWKKESCKCENIIMQECYDLARFINGDSKSYKPFVGKF, from the coding sequence ATGTTTACCAAAACCTTAGAACAGATATTTACCAAAAACGCTTTAAGCTCCGCCTTTGACGAAATTTCTGCAAATTCTCTGGGCTTAGACGAGATCTCATATGCAGACTTTAAGAAAAATTTTGGCCAAAACGCAATCTATCTCATGCGTTCATTAATAAACGGCACCTACACGCCAGAGCCGCTAAGAAAGATAAACATCCCCAAAGAAAATCGTAGCGGAGTAAGACCCATAGGCATATCCTCCATAAAAGATAAGTTGATTCAAAGAGTTTTATACTCGGAGTTAAATCCATATTTTGACGAAACGTTTTTATCAAATTCCTATGCCTATCGTCCAAATAAATCGACTTACAAAGCCATAAATAGAGCTAGTAATTTCATAAACGAGGGCTACTGCTGGATACTAAAAGCCGACGTAAAAGACTTTTTCGAGTCGATAGACCACTCAAAGCTACTACAAATTTTACAAAAACATATAAAAGACGCAAAGATCACAAACCTTATCTCGCTCTTTTTAAAAACCGGCGGATTTTTAAAGCGCGATTTTAAAGAGCATAAAATCGGCGTGAACCAAGGCGATATCCTATCTCCTATGCTATCAAACATCTATCTTGATTTGATGGATAGATTTATAAACAAGACCACGGATAAATTTGTCAGATATGCGGACGATTTTATCGTGTGCTTTGCAGAAAAAGACGAAGCGACCGAATTTGAGCAAAAACTAGATGACTTTTTAAAACTACTAAATCTATCTCTCAACAAAGAAAAAACAAAAGTCGTAAACATAAACGACGGTTTTGTCTTCCTAGGCGTTCGTTTCTTTGGTAAAAACCGCTGTGTAGATAACGACAAAATTCAAAAGATCATCTCAAATTTACACTCCGCAAGCAAAGAAAAATCAAATTTTATCGACTATATCGATGAGATAAACGCCATCTTGCTTACGCTTAAAAACTACTATCTAAAGATCATACCGCCAAACTCGCCGCAGATAACGCAGATAAAAGAGCATCTCATAGACTCTTTAGCCCAAAAGATCGCCCTATACAAACAAAACAAAAGCATAAATTCAAAAAAAGAGTTCACCCTCTATCTTGAAAAGATCGACTTTGGAGTATTATTTGGTCAAAACGAGATAAAAGACAAGATAACCCTAGCCATAACAAAAGGCTATGACAAATATCTATCTCAAAAAAGCTACAACAACGACTCCCGCAAGATAAACCAAAAGCGAAATTTCTACGCAACCAAGATCGCTTCGGATTCTACGCTTCATATCAATCAGATCGGAGTCCATCTAGGTCTTAGCAAAAACAAATTTGTCATAAAACAATACGGCAAAATTTACAAAGAATTTCCCATCTCTAAAATTTCACGCATCATCGTTGATAGCGAACACATCTCGTTATCTTCTGCGGCGATCTGGCGCTGCGCAAGAGAAAAAATCCATATCGACTTTATAGACAAACACTACGTCCCATACGCCACTTTGCTAGCTTACAACAGCGTCTCTACTCAGACTACGCACAAGCAAGCCATGCTCCTAAACACGCCGGCCCAGCTATATCTCGCCACCTCTTTTGTCGAGGCAAAGATAAAAAACCAAACCAACTACCTAAAGTACCTAAACAAATACCACAAATCCCTAATCCAAAACATCCAAAAACTAGAAAATATCCTAGTAAGAAAGCTAAAATACGCCAAAAACGCAAACGAGCTCATGGGGTTTGAGGGCTCGGCTGCGGCCATTTACTGGGACGGCATAAAGAGCATATTACCGCTAGAATTTGAAAAGCGCATAACATTTGGCGCCAAAGATATCGTAAATTCATCGCTAAACTACGCCTACGCCATACTCTACTCCAAAGTCCAAGAGTGCCTATATCTAGCAGGGCTTAGCCTACATATCTCATTTTTGCATGCGCTTGACAGCACAAAGCCGACCCTAGTTTTTGATATGATAGAGCAGTTTAGGACTTTTATGGTAGATAGAGTCATAGTCTCGATGCTAAACAAAGACGAACCAATCGCACTAAACAAAGAAGGGCTTCTCACCGACGCTTCTAAAAAGCTCATAGCCCAAAACATGAAAGAAAAACTCGGAAGCTACACCATGTGGAAAAAAGAGTCTTGCAAATGCGAAAACATAATCATGCAAGAGTGCTACGACCTAGCTCGCTTCATAAACGGCGATAGCAAAAGCTATAAGCCTTTTGTAGGAAAATTCTAA
- the csm5 gene encoding type III-A CRISPR-associated RAMP protein Csm5: protein MRNETKNYKIKLKPISPIHIGTGEAYEPMNYVIDVDPKDGKDYMYVFDEFEFVKGLDDKSKEEFGKIVSNLSGEALFALQKFIKDKSALAKKKSFQKILVSPKVAKEYREKIGRAVQKEGGGKKVINHLIIEKTFISPNLKKAIIPGSSLKGAITTAFGEMLYKKARNYDTKEYFSNFSVADSNVIQSHTFVADAVNIRRNRASKDDDGGKGVKVRYEAINSKSEFETVFTIENGKFNIKELIAACNSHYMPIFTSQFSYKTDEFTREALSEKFIEKYENLKLSDNQFLLRVGKHSGARAVTVDGVRKIKIMKGKGQKPSFGGEETTIWLINKQPFGWLLCEILEDN from the coding sequence ATGCGCAATGAAACTAAAAACTATAAGATAAAACTAAAACCTATAAGCCCGATACATATAGGCACCGGCGAGGCCTATGAACCTATGAATTATGTCATAGATGTGGATCCAAAAGACGGCAAGGATTATATGTATGTTTTTGATGAATTTGAATTTGTTAAAGGACTTGATGATAAGTCTAAAGAGGAATTCGGAAAAATAGTTTCAAATTTGTCTGGAGAAGCATTGTTTGCATTGCAGAAATTTATAAAAGACAAAAGTGCCTTGGCTAAGAAAAAATCTTTTCAAAAGATTTTAGTATCCCCAAAAGTAGCAAAGGAATATAGGGAAAAAATAGGCAGGGCAGTACAAAAAGAAGGTGGTGGTAAAAAAGTTATAAATCATCTTATCATCGAAAAAACATTTATATCTCCAAATCTTAAAAAAGCTATAATCCCTGGTAGCTCTTTAAAAGGTGCAATAACGACAGCCTTCGGCGAAATGCTTTATAAAAAAGCAAGAAATTATGACACAAAAGAATATTTTAGTAATTTCTCGGTTGCTGATAGTAATGTTATACAGTCGCACACATTTGTCGCCGATGCGGTAAATATAAGAAGAAATAGGGCCTCCAAGGATGACGATGGTGGTAAAGGTGTGAAAGTGCGATATGAGGCAATAAATTCAAAAAGTGAATTTGAGACGGTATTTACGATAGAAAATGGTAAATTTAATATAAAAGAGCTAATAGCAGCTTGCAACTCTCACTATATGCCGATATTTACCTCTCAATTTAGCTATAAAACAGATGAATTTACGCGGGAAGCACTATCTGAAAAGTTTATTGAAAAATATGAAAATTTAAAACTCTCAGACAATCAATTTTTATTGAGAGTTGGTAAACATAGTGGCGCAAGGGCTGTTACGGTAGATGGCGTGAGAAAGATAAAAATAATGAAGGGTAAAGGGCAAAAACCATCTTTTGGAGGCGAGGAAACTACTATATGGCTTATAAATAAACAGCCGTTTGGATGGCTACTTTGCGAAATTTTAGAAGATAATTAA
- a CDS encoding macro domain-containing protein yields the protein MVTLKSGNIFNTKADTIVNTINCVGVMGAGIAYEFRLRYPEMFSRYVELCSEGNPNKIEIGKLWLYKADDGRQVLNFPTKKHWKDPSKMSYIKVGLEKFVNTYASKKISHIAFPLLGAANGGLDKDEVINLMMEFLEPLNIECEIWEFDESASDDLYDEFALNFDINELKKQTKVLGVKNIRFQAIKDAIDSGLYHSLSSLLRAPGIGDKSLEACFRIVKSIPKRLF from the coding sequence ATGGTAACACTAAAAAGTGGAAATATATTTAACACCAAAGCGGATACTATCGTAAATACCATTAACTGCGTGGGCGTTATGGGCGCTGGTATAGCATATGAGTTTAGATTGCGCTATCCTGAAATGTTCTCGCGATATGTCGAGCTTTGCAGTGAAGGCAACCCAAATAAAATAGAGATAGGTAAACTATGGTTATACAAGGCTGATGACGGACGACAGGTGCTAAATTTCCCTACCAAAAAGCACTGGAAAGATCCGTCAAAAATGAGCTACATAAAAGTCGGTCTAGAAAAATTTGTAAATACTTATGCGAGTAAAAAGATCAGCCACATTGCATTTCCGCTTCTTGGTGCCGCAAATGGCGGACTTGATAAAGACGAAGTTATAAATTTGATGATGGAATTTCTCGAGCCTTTAAATATAGAGTGTGAAATTTGGGAATTTGATGAGAGCGCAAGTGATGATTTATATGATGAGTTTGCACTAAATTTTGATATCAACGAGCTAAAAAAGCAAACCAAGGTCCTAGGCGTAAAAAATATAAGATTTCAAGCTATCAAAGATGCGATAGATAGCGGACTATATCACTCTCTAAGCTCTTTACTAAGAGCTCCTGGCATAGGCGATAAGTCGCTCGAGGCATGTTTTAGGATAGTTAAAAGCATACCAAAAAGACTATTTTAG
- the cas6 gene encoding CRISPR system precrRNA processing endoribonuclease RAMP protein Cas6, with protein MRYTELRVLFRSPQNPPFFIGSQVRGAFGYALKSVSCINPSYKCGECFANESCLYYDFYEKKNSYHRYRLDFELGAEIYDFGIVLLGNACEKLPYIASAAYMMLKRYGLGKDRVKYEKFDMYVNGSACLKDDKISLPRDYVKEFSFDGCSGDVKVKFVTPLRIKKENVFLKNDNISLKEILNSIYQRRLSLFGQDHEALPFEVKGEITKKDLRYVELTRRSNRQNTTMNFGGLVGSLEIKGVSKECMELLKLGEIIGAGKQTVFGLGKIETEDMNE; from the coding sequence ATGAGATATACCGAGCTTAGAGTGCTGTTTAGATCGCCGCAAAATCCGCCGTTTTTTATCGGTTCACAGGTGAGAGGAGCTTTTGGTTATGCGCTAAAAAGCGTGAGCTGTATAAACCCGTCATACAAGTGTGGCGAGTGCTTTGCAAATGAGAGCTGCTTATACTACGACTTTTATGAAAAGAAAAATAGCTACCATAGATATAGACTCGATTTTGAGCTAGGCGCTGAAATTTACGATTTTGGTATAGTTCTGCTAGGAAATGCGTGCGAAAAACTGCCGTATATAGCCTCTGCGGCATATATGATGCTAAAAAGATATGGTCTTGGCAAAGATAGGGTCAAATACGAGAAATTTGATATGTATGTAAATGGTAGCGCATGCCTAAAGGACGATAAGATAAGCTTGCCTAGAGATTATGTGAAAGAATTTAGCTTTGATGGCTGTAGTGGCGACGTTAAGGTCAAATTTGTAACACCGCTAAGGATAAAAAAAGAGAATGTTTTTTTAAAAAATGACAATATAAGTCTAAAAGAGATATTAAACTCCATCTACCAAAGAAGGCTAAGCCTCTTTGGACAAGATCATGAGGCGTTGCCATTTGAAGTAAAAGGCGAAATAACCAAAAAGGATCTAAGATACGTGGAGCTAACTAGGCGTAGTAATAGGCAAAATACTACTATGAATTTTGGCGGACTAGTAGGCTCTTTGGAGATAAAAGGCGTTAGCAAAGAGTGCATGGAGCTACTAAAGCTAGGCGAGATAATAGGCGCAGGGAAGCAAACTGTTTTTGGACTAGGAAAAATAGAAACGGAGGATATGAATGAGTAA